The Cloeon dipterum chromosome X, ieCloDipt1.1, whole genome shotgun sequence genome includes a window with the following:
- the mRpL54 gene encoding large ribosomal subunit protein mL54, with product MSISLSNFAPTCRRLIIFGQRLMTNQSISRDFSSTNKNFAAKPGGAVNIGGLGKASKKKLGKLGPVAEKTVLSVETDTKKLRDFVCGSNLQKEGGEEIQVKPDSEYPDWLWTIRTGKFPELSEMDPESKEYWLKVRRMGRWNNNILMKRKRF from the exons ATGTCAATTTCACTCTCAAATTTTGCTCCAACGTGCCGGCGGCTTATTATTTTTGGCCAACGCCTGATGACAAACCAGTCGATATCAAGGGACTTTTcatcaacaaacaaaaattttgctgcaaagCCTGGTGGAG CTGTGAATATTGGCGGACTTGGAAAGGCGTCCAAAAAGAAGTTGGGAAAGTTGGGGCCGGTTGCAGAAAAGACTGTCCTCTCTGTTGAAACAGACACCAAAAAATTGCGGGACTTTGTTTGTGGATCAAATTTGCAGAAGGAGGGCGGTGAGGAAATTCAGGTGAAGCCAGATTCGGAATATCCAGATTGGTTGTGGACTATACGGACAG gaaaatttccAGAACTTAGTGAAATGGATCCAGAGAGTAAGGAATACTGGCTGAAAGTTAGAAGAATGGGAAGATGGAACAATAACATATTGATGAAACGGAAGAGGTTCTAG
- the FucTB gene encoding alpha-(1,3)-fucosyltransferase 10 yields the protein MSCFSVFLTFKIKHFLALVTLLSLALLILNLTSFRRFSSEINAVEFDVQIPTILWWTPFTGENGVLKNCDLGDDFQASCFFTNERKLYQQTKALLFYGSSFNAWELPPRNPKRKRPLWALLHEESPRNTALLQHESALSLFNFSATFSRHSDLPLTLQHLTSLEDLVGHEFLQSWQSKVQFQKKEGLAPVVFIQSDCDTSTDRDSYVRELMKYVKVDSYGSCLQNKMLPESIRDPMSALHSDEFWRFQSKYKFSIAFENGECLDYITEKLWRPLVIGSVPIYYGSPTFQDWLPFKNSTIDVRDYKSPKELAEFILMLDSDEERYNQFLEHKRQSPERFSSELLLHMLAERKWSVGEKLWNNFETKSLVEVFECYVCQRVHENLKEGESVVKLNHYECPPPVSALTKTTLNNSFWFEQWHQGQFEAQLVKELVETGKVVTQDEFYEIVGQRMVAKRKKKK from the exons ATGAGCTGCTTTTCAGTTTTCTtgactttcaaaattaagcacTTTTTGGCACTTGTCACTTTGCTGTCGCTAGCATTGCTTATATTGAACTTGACTAGCTTTAGACGTTTCAGCTCTGAAATAAATGCTGTTGAATTTG ATGTCCAAATTCCTACTATTTTATGGTGGACTCCTTTTACTGGTGAAAATGGggtgttgaaaaattgtgacCTCGGTGACGATTTCCAGGCATCTTGCTTCTTCACCAACGagagaaaattatatcaaCAAACTAAG GCTCTTCTCTTCTATGGCAGCAGCTTCAATGCTTGGGAATTACCACCACGTAATCCTAAGAGGAAAAGACCATTGTGGGCTCTCTTACATGAGGAATCGCCTCGGAACACTGCCCTTTTGCAGCATGAGAGTGCTTTGAGCCTTTTCAACTTTTCGGCCACCTTTAGTCGTCATAGTGATCTTCCGCTTACACTGCAACACCTCACAAGCTTAGAAGACCTTGTCG GCCACGAATTTCTCCAGTCATGGCAGTCAAAGGTTCAGTTCCAAAAGAAGGAGGGACTGGCTCCTGTGGTTTTCATTCAGTCGGATTGTGATACTTCAACTGACAGAGATAGCTATGTTCGAGAGTTGATGAAATATGTGAAAGTTGATTCCTATGGGTCCtgccttcaaaacaaaatgctTCCCGAgag caTTCGAGATCCTATGAGTGCCTTACATAGTGATGAATTTTGGAGGTTCCAGTCAAAATACAAGTTTTCAATCGCCTTTGAGAATGGAGAGTGCTTGGATTATATCACCGAAAAGCTTTGGAGACCTTTAGTTATTGGGTCTGTGCCTATTTATTACGGATCGCCGACTTTCCAG GACTGGCTGCCATTCAAAAACTCCACCATAGATGTCCGTGATTACAAGTCTCCAAAGGAGCTAGctgagtttattttaatgttagaCTCTGATGAAGAAAGGTACAACCAATTTTTAGAGCATAAGAGACAGAGCCCAGAACGATTTTCAAGTGAATTATTGCTTCACATGCTTGCCGAAAGAAAGTGGAGCGTTGGCGAAAAACTGTGGAACAATTTTGAGACAAAGAGCCTAGTCGAAGTTTTTGAATGCTACGTGTGCCAAAGAGTTCATGAAAACTTGAAAGAAGGCGAGTctgttgttaaattaaatcattatgAGTGCCCGCCACCAGTTTCCGCTCTAACAAAAACAACgttgaataattcattttggtTTGAGCAGTGGCATCAAGGGCAGTTTGAAGCTCAACTTGTCAAGGAACTTGTAGAGACTGGAAAAGTTGTTACTCAAGACGAGTTTTATGAAATCGTCGGCCAGAGAATGGTTgccaaaagaaagaaaaaaaagtaa
- the LOC135946852 gene encoding zinc finger protein ZFP2-like has translation MRKKVGEVTGPACSSGFAPLYTPQKPPPVTRKTREHSITCLKCKRTFALLRHYRKHMQGHEKNDCKLCDELFTSQKKLKVHMREKHNQRLLDYSHKCKFCDKTFTRRQSLYKHLQLHAKEKQVCNFCGEFCNSKEDLESHVEQAHEESQMMCCALCHQTFSRKQQYNAHLQSHEKYQCLTCKQGFSAWKVLLEHQQNGHQVCTEKPKHKCDTCNKKFIRVSALEQHRRKHLVEKKQKCKPCNASFSTGSAYENHLQSKNHKLMLASENDPAQLEFQCDNCKKYFVSKKAASSHFDRTHHNRDYECNICQYRTRFKTNLARHVKLHFNDRSFVCELCGSAFYNLSALKDHHTFLHSENRDHVCSQCSKSFKRPSELTRHMKSHSDNRPYTCNSCENKSFKRSSHLKRHREKCHNDQTAGRIVDRYIKDESGQLVLKPVERKKAKKKPKQKAPQEQEEAEHAKIEDDHLTLAPMLADANNHYYMSVSTDSGQDLVYISHQQLSLQENDQPIDLEMPKNYTCTSGDASLDLAKPRHHFQVSEISSLLDSDVRLHESVVEEFVQRQQSRESPVYLADLSRYADPQMLLLPDFGRHQINDMLLTRDDQNLSMPADLTAEDLRHLQQNHFAL, from the exons atgcgcaaaaaagtCGGGGAAGTGACGGGGCCTGCCTGCTCGAGTGGCTTCGCTCCACTTTACACCCCCCAGAAGCCACCCCCAGTGACTCGGAAGACAAGGGAGCACTCAATAACCTGTCTGAAATGCAAGCGGACGTTCGCTTTGCTGCGGCACTACAGGAAGCACATGCAAGGCCACGAGAAGAACGACTGCAAGCTGTGCGACGAGCTGTTCACCTCCCAGAAGAAGCTCAAGGTGCATATGAGGGAAAAGCACAACCAGCGCCTGCTCGACTACTCGCACAAGTGCAAGTTCTGCGACAAGACCTTTACTCGTAGACAGAGCTTGTACAAGCACCTCCAGCTACATGCCAAAGAGAAGCAGGTCTGCAACTTCTGCGGCGAGTTCTGCAACTCCAAAGAGGACCTTGAGTCGCACGTAGAGCAAGCGCATGAGGAGAGCCAGATGATGTGTTGCGCACTGTGCCACCAAACCTTCTCCAGAAAACAGCAGTATAATGCACACCTACAG agTCATGAAAAGTACCAGTGCCTAACGTGCAAGCAGGGGTTCTCCGCCTGGAAAGTTTTACTCGAGCACCAGCAAAATGGCCATCAAGTCTGCACAGAAAAGCCTAAGCATAAATGTGATACCTGCAATAAAAAGTTCATCAGAGTTTCTGCCTTAGAACAGCACCGTAGAAAGCATTTAG TGGAAAAGAAGCAGAAATGCAAGCCTTGCAACGCTTCATTTTCGACAGGAAGTGCTTACGAAAACCACCTACAGTCGAAAAACCACAAATTGATGCTAGCTTCTGAAAACGACCCTGCGCAACTCGAATTTCAATGtgataattgcaaaaaatactttgtCAGTAAAAAAGCAGCCTCCTCGCACTTCGACAGGACGCACCACAACAGAGACTACGAATGTAATATTTGCCAGTACAG GACAAGGTTCAAAACCAATCTGGCGCGGCACGTCAAACTCCACTTCAATGATAGATCTTTCGTATGCGAACTGTGCGGCTCGGCATTCTACAATCTATCCGCCCTCAAGGACCACCACACCTTCCTCCACTCTGAAAACAGAGACCACGTTTGCAGCCAGTGTTCGAAATCGTTCAAGCGCCCCTCAGAGCTGACGCGCCACATGAAGAGCCACTCGGATAACCGACCCTACACCTGCAATTCTTGCGAAAATAAGTCGTTCAAGCGCAGCTCGCACCTCAAACGCCACAGGGAAAAGTGTCACAATGACCAGACTGCGGGGCGCATTGTGGACCGATACATCAAAGATGAGAGTGGGCAGTTGGTGCTGAAGCCTGTAGAGCGTAAAAAGGCGAAAAAGAAGCCAAAGCAGAAAGCGCCCCAGGAGCAGGAGGAAGCAGAACATGCAAAAATCGAGGACGACCACTTGACTCTTGCGCCAATGTTGGCCGATGCCAACAACCACTATTATATGAGTGTGTCCACCGATAGTGGGCAAGACCTGGTTTACATCTCCCATCAGCAGCTGAGCCTGCAAGAGAACGACCAGCCGATCGACCTGGAAATGCCAAAGAATTACACGTGCACAAGCGGCGACGCCTCCTTGGATTTGGCCAAGCCTCGACACCACTTCCAGGTGTCGGAAATCAGCAGTTTGTTGGATTCGGATGTTCGACTTCACGAGTCTGTCGTGGAGGAGTTTGTGCAGCGGCAACAGTCGAGGGAGTCGCCTGTGTACCTGGCCGACCTGAGCAGGTACGCCGACCCGcaaatgctgctgctgcccgaCTTTGGCAGGCACCAGATAAATGACATGCTGCTCACCCGAGATGATCAAAACCTCTCAATGCCTGCCGACCTGACTGCGGAAGACCTGAGACACCTGCAGCAGAACCACTTTGCTCTATAA